The Gemmatimonadaceae bacterium genome contains a region encoding:
- a CDS encoding multicopper oxidase domain-containing protein, with protein sequence WRAWPFSERLTYAQGDSVHWRFINASADVHPLHLHGFYFRVNARGDMQRDTLYAASQQRMGVTELFDEQNTADISWKADRPGGWVFHCHLNYHVLPNPALGDGMLSADSMNKLLMSAPVMDGVHGAHMMANHAETGMGGLLLAIKVTPAGVDAMPKRANACTLHQTDCNRPTPRVDSATRWRTAMRSHRRTPFNGRARPSSCTREGPPASWW encoded by the coding sequence TGGCGCGCCTGGCCGTTCAGTGAGCGACTGACCTACGCACAGGGCGATTCCGTGCACTGGCGCTTCATCAATGCCAGCGCGGACGTCCACCCGCTCCACTTGCATGGCTTCTACTTCCGGGTCAACGCGCGGGGCGACATGCAGCGCGACACACTCTATGCCGCGTCGCAGCAACGCATGGGCGTCACCGAGTTGTTCGATGAACAGAACACGGCTGACATCTCGTGGAAGGCCGATCGACCGGGCGGCTGGGTGTTCCATTGCCACCTCAACTACCACGTGCTGCCCAATCCGGCGCTCGGCGATGGGATGCTCAGCGCGGACTCCATGAACAAGCTGCTCATGAGCGCGCCCGTGATGGATGGCGTGCACGGCGCGCACATGATGGCGAACCATGCCGAGACCGGCATGGGCGGCCTGTTGCTGGCGATCAAGGTGACGCCGGCGGGCGTGGACGCCATGCCGAAGCGCGCGAACGCCTGCACTCTACATCAGACCGACTGCAACCGGCCGACACCGCGCGTCGATTCGGCTACGCGCTGGCGCACGGCAATGAGATCCCACCGGCGAACGCCATTCAATGGCCGGGCCCGCCCATCATCCTGCACAAGGGAAGGCCCACCAGCATCATGGTGGTGA
- a CDS encoding multicopper oxidase domain-containing protein, giving the protein MNRATEPSQVHWHGLEIDSYYDGVAGISSNGGMVSPMIMPRDSFEVTVTPPRAGSFMYHTHINDLRQQSHGLYGAIIVLDEGETWDPATDLIFQVGSDPTIATILNGSAAPPALTLNVGTRYRIRLMNIALDAAANEFWLTNGNGASPLWTALAKDGHDLPAWQRTARRARQQVSIGETYDFALTFGEPGNFEMQGRRRSGSIYARQVIHVVK; this is encoded by the coding sequence GTGAACCGCGCGACCGAGCCCTCGCAGGTGCATTGGCACGGCCTCGAGATCGACAGCTACTACGACGGCGTGGCAGGCATCAGTTCCAACGGCGGCATGGTGTCGCCGATGATCATGCCGCGCGACTCGTTCGAGGTTACCGTGACGCCGCCGCGCGCGGGCAGCTTCATGTACCACACGCACATCAACGACTTGCGGCAGCAGAGTCACGGCCTCTACGGTGCCATCATCGTGCTCGATGAAGGGGAAACGTGGGATCCTGCCACCGACCTCATCTTCCAAGTGGGGAGCGACCCGACGATCGCGACGATCCTCAACGGCAGCGCCGCTCCCCCGGCGCTCACACTGAACGTCGGCACGCGGTATCGGATTCGGCTCATGAACATCGCGCTCGACGCGGCGGCGAACGAGTTCTGGTTGACCAACGGGAACGGTGCGTCGCCGCTGTGGACAGCGCTCGCGAAGGACGGGCACGACCTTCCGGCCTGGCAGCGCACTGCCCGCCGGGCACGCCAACAGGTGAGCATTGGTGAGACGTACGATTTCGCCCTTACCTTCGGGGAACCAGGGAATTTCGAAATGCAGGGTCGCCGACGGAGCGGCAGCATTTACGCACGCCAGGTGATCCACGTCGTGAAGTGA
- a CDS encoding chloride channel protein, with protein MISRLRRFLDWRDERLAAAPPQLADESQWYTEHTALLVSTLKWALLGAGAGLCVGLGTRGFLWSLGASAGWMQVLTRGAFEPYLLLPIALPLCVWLIRTFAPDARGHGTEAVIAAIHQRSGRIDWIVAPVKLLATVVTLAVGGSVGKEGPAAQIGAALTSMFADLLRLNNDDRRRLVICGISAGFAAVFGTPVSGAVRDRGALSGTHRLFRDLPGLGGRHRQSSGVRSAAALSRTARHGEHRAGQDHSHLHCVGSGVRVDRAAAY; from the coding sequence ATGATCTCGCGACTTCGGCGATTTCTGGATTGGCGCGACGAACGTCTTGCGGCAGCGCCGCCGCAACTTGCTGACGAAAGCCAGTGGTATACCGAACACACAGCGCTGCTGGTCAGCACGCTCAAGTGGGCGCTGTTGGGCGCCGGTGCAGGACTGTGCGTTGGGCTGGGTACTCGCGGGTTCCTCTGGTCGCTGGGCGCATCGGCAGGGTGGATGCAAGTGCTCACGCGGGGCGCGTTTGAGCCGTATCTGCTGTTGCCGATTGCCCTGCCATTGTGCGTGTGGCTGATTCGCACGTTTGCGCCAGACGCCAGGGGACACGGCACTGAAGCAGTTATCGCGGCGATTCATCAGCGATCCGGTCGCATCGACTGGATTGTCGCGCCGGTCAAACTCCTCGCCACGGTAGTGACGCTCGCCGTCGGTGGATCGGTGGGCAAGGAAGGACCCGCCGCGCAGATCGGAGCGGCGCTCACGAGCATGTTTGCCGACCTGCTTCGTCTCAACAATGACGATCGCCGGCGCCTGGTTATCTGCGGCATCAGCGCCGGTTTCGCGGCCGTCTTCGGTACGCCGGTTTCCGGTGCTGTTCGGGATCGAGGTGCTCTATCTGGGACGCATCGACTATTCCGTGATCTTCCCGGCCTTGGTGGCAGGCATCGTCAGTCATCTGGTGTGCGGAGTGCAGCCGCCCTTTCCCGCACTGCACGCCATGGCGAGCATCGGGCAGGTCAAGATCATTCTCATCTCCATTGCGTCGGGAGTGGCGTTCGGGTTGATCGCGCTGCTGCTTATTGA
- a CDS encoding mechanosensitive ion channel, with protein MWQALSAPLFNIASTPVTTASILMFLAILGTTLLVSRLAQRATRRALEHRGPTDDATVTITARLLHYAIIVLGLGIGVQTIGVDLGALFAAGAFFAVALGFAMQNVAQNFVAGVILLAERTIKPNDVLEVEGRMVRVTRMGLRATVARSRDEEDLIIPNATLVQSTVTNYTLRDPTYRLRTSVGVSYHSDMDAVIRVLLDAARSLPERLEAHEPRVLMTEFADSAVVFEVVVWTQNPWEARVTRSSLNEAIWRGLKAANITIPFPQRDVHVIRHRNDA; from the coding sequence GTGTGGCAGGCGCTGAGTGCGCCACTGTTCAACATCGCGAGCACGCCGGTGACGACGGCGTCGATACTGATGTTCCTCGCGATCCTGGGCACGACGCTTCTCGTCTCGCGGCTGGCGCAGCGCGCCACGCGACGCGCGCTGGAACATCGCGGTCCGACCGACGACGCGACCGTGACAATCACGGCCCGGTTGCTCCACTATGCGATCATTGTACTGGGCCTCGGCATTGGCGTGCAGACCATCGGTGTCGACCTTGGCGCCCTGTTCGCCGCCGGTGCCTTCTTTGCGGTCGCGCTCGGCTTTGCCATGCAGAACGTGGCGCAGAACTTCGTGGCCGGCGTCATTCTCCTCGCCGAGCGCACAATCAAGCCCAATGACGTGCTCGAAGTGGAGGGGCGCATGGTGCGCGTCACGCGCATGGGCCTGCGTGCCACCGTCGCCCGCTCCCGCGACGAAGAAGATCTGATCATTCCGAACGCCACGCTGGTGCAGAGCACCGTGACCAACTACACCTTGCGCGATCCGACGTACCGCCTGCGGACGTCGGTCGGCGTGTCGTATCACTCGGATATGGATGCGGTGATCCGGGTGTTGCTTGACGCGGCGCGCAGTTTGCCGGAGCGGCTGGAGGCCCATGAACCACGCGTGCTGATGACGGAATTTGCCGATTCGGCGGTCGTGTTTGAGGTGGTGGTCTGGACCCAGAACCCCTGGGAGGCCCGGGTGACGCGATCATCGCTGAACGAGGCCATCTGGCGTGGATTGAAGGCCGCCAACATCACGATCCCCTTCCCACAGCGCGACGTCCACGTCATCCGCCACCGCAACGACGCATAG
- a CDS encoding amidohydrolase family protein — protein sequence MIIDCHVHLNNYHEQIAVSLDNSLDKLRRTMRETGVDYSLVLTSYLVSPHRPSTAEVVKAIESIPELGVIAGVSYLNYRQRDLRELADFLENGLVKGLKLYPGYEPFYPHDSRLQVVYDLAEEFDVPVMFHSGDTYSPKGKLKYSHPLEIDEVAVDHPNVKFVICHLGNPWITDCMEVVYKNQNVYTDISGLVLGEFTEAFETYMSEEIRDAILYAGDPGRFLFGTDWPICSMSSYLGFVRQLGLPEDAYRRIMGENARQLFKLPVPLALPKTTAPETSAG from the coding sequence ATGATCATCGACTGCCATGTCCACCTGAACAACTACCACGAGCAGATTGCGGTCTCGCTGGACAACAGTCTCGACAAGCTGCGCCGCACCATGCGTGAAACCGGTGTCGACTACTCGCTGGTCCTCACCAGCTATCTGGTGAGTCCGCATCGACCCAGTACGGCGGAGGTGGTCAAGGCCATCGAGTCGATTCCCGAGTTGGGGGTTATTGCGGGCGTGAGCTACCTCAACTACCGGCAACGCGACCTGCGCGAATTGGCGGACTTCCTCGAAAACGGGCTGGTGAAGGGACTCAAGCTCTACCCCGGCTACGAACCGTTCTATCCACACGACTCACGGTTGCAGGTGGTCTACGACCTTGCTGAGGAGTTCGACGTGCCCGTCATGTTCCACTCGGGCGACACCTACAGTCCAAAGGGCAAGCTCAAGTACTCGCATCCTTTGGAGATCGATGAAGTCGCGGTCGATCACCCCAACGTCAAGTTCGTCATTTGCCATCTCGGCAATCCGTGGATCACGGACTGCATGGAGGTCGTGTACAAGAATCAGAATGTCTATACCGACATCTCAGGACTGGTACTCGGCGAATTCACCGAGGCGTTCGAGACCTATATGTCGGAGGAAATCCGCGACGCGATTCTCTACGCCGGTGATCCGGGACGATTTCTCTTCGGTACCGACTGGCCGATCTGCTCCATGAGTTCGTACCTCGGCTTTGTGCGCCAGCTGGGTCTGCCCGAAGATGCATACCGGCGCATCATGGGAGAGAACGCGCGACAGCTGTTCAAACTCCCGGTACCATTGGCGTTGCCGAAGACAACGGCGCCCGAGACGTCCGCTGGCTAG
- a CDS encoding GNAT family N-acetyltransferase — protein sequence MIRIRAIVDPKDPAIKDAYALLSRTFHRAERVALREWRGSLEESAKKLLTDIAWHLLVAERDGTVVGLNSGTYFGNLNLGMIGYLAIAPTERSHGIGTRLRSRLRTLFERDALRLSKRPLDGIIGEVAESNPWLRTLARRPNVILLDFPYHQPSLMRGDQPSPFVLYLEQLHTQRSRLPVSELRRILYAIWRRGYRITRPLERPAFRAMLRALGTRRSIGSRSLTTIESP from the coding sequence ATGATCCGGATTCGCGCGATTGTCGATCCGAAGGACCCGGCCATCAAGGACGCCTATGCGCTGCTGTCGCGCACGTTTCATCGCGCCGAGCGCGTCGCCCTGCGGGAATGGCGAGGCAGCCTCGAGGAATCGGCGAAGAAACTGCTCACCGACATTGCCTGGCATCTGCTGGTTGCGGAGCGCGATGGCACCGTCGTTGGCCTCAATTCCGGCACGTATTTCGGCAACCTGAACCTCGGCATGATCGGCTACCTGGCCATCGCGCCGACGGAACGCTCGCACGGCATCGGCACGCGACTGCGGAGTCGCCTGCGCACGCTGTTCGAGCGCGACGCCCTACGCCTGTCGAAACGTCCGCTGGATGGCATCATCGGTGAGGTCGCTGAATCCAACCCCTGGCTGCGCACCCTGGCGCGCCGTCCCAACGTCATCCTCCTCGACTTCCCCTACCACCAACCGAGCCTGATGCGCGGCGACCAGCCGTCGCCATTCGTGCTGTACCTCGAACAGTTGCACACCCAGCGATCTCGGCTCCCGGTGAGCGAGTTGCGGCGGATCCTGTACGCCATCTGGCGCCGCGGCTATCGCATCACTCGCCCGCTCGAGCGTCCCGCGTTTCGCGCGATGCTTCGCGCACTCGGCACGCGCCGGTCAATCGGCAGCCGTTCCCTCACGACCATCGAGTCGCCATGA
- a CDS encoding type II toxin-antitoxin system Phd/YefM family antitoxin, whose amino-acid sequence MSTLRRVARIATTDAREEMAELVNAVAYGGAMIVLQRHGNDVAALVSLADLEQLGIRVGPDIPAWPNTRTRRSVRASPKD is encoded by the coding sequence ATGAGCACCCTGCGACGTGTGGCGCGCATTGCCACCACCGATGCGCGTGAAGAGATGGCCGAACTGGTCAATGCCGTGGCCTATGGCGGTGCCATGATTGTCTTGCAGCGGCACGGCAACGATGTCGCCGCGCTGGTGTCGCTCGCCGACCTCGAGCAGCTGGGTATCCGGGTCGGACCGGATATCCCGGCGTGGCCGAACACCCGCACCCGCAGGAGCGTCCGGGCCAGTCCGAAAGACTGA
- a CDS encoding type II toxin-antitoxin system RelE/ParE family toxin encodes MVIRSFRSVGVEDIFNGADTTRARKACPALLWQVARRKLELLDSAGALNDLRSPPANRLEALKGVRAGQHSIRVNRQYRICFVWTDGGPAHVQIVDYHS; translated from the coding sequence ATGGTTATCCGCTCATTCCGATCGGTGGGAGTCGAGGACATCTTCAACGGCGCAGACACCACGCGCGCGCGAAAGGCATGCCCGGCGTTGTTGTGGCAGGTCGCGCGGCGGAAACTGGAATTGCTGGATTCCGCCGGCGCGCTCAACGACCTTCGCTCGCCGCCCGCCAACCGCCTCGAGGCCCTGAAAGGCGTGCGCGCTGGCCAACATAGTATTCGCGTGAACCGGCAGTATCGGATCTGCTTCGTGTGGACCGATGGCGGTCCGGCGCACGTCCAGATCGTTGACTATCACTCATAG
- a CDS encoding HigA family addiction module antidote protein — translation MVRIPTRRQPTHPGEMLLEEFLNPMGLSQRALADGIRVPYQRVNELVNGRRGVTPHTALRLAKYFGTTAELWMNLQLRWDLYFAQAAEAAELGRIKRVRVKRVADPIDSAA, via the coding sequence ATGGTCCGCATTCCCACGCGGCGCCAACCCACGCATCCAGGCGAGATGCTGCTCGAGGAGTTCCTGAACCCCATGGGCCTGAGTCAACGCGCACTGGCCGATGGGATTCGTGTCCCCTATCAGCGCGTCAACGAATTGGTGAATGGCCGCCGAGGGGTGACGCCCCATACCGCCCTGCGCCTCGCCAAGTACTTCGGTACGACCGCGGAGTTGTGGATGAACCTGCAACTCCGATGGGATCTCTATTTCGCGCAGGCGGCGGAAGCCGCCGAGCTGGGGCGCATCAAGCGCGTGCGTGTGAAACGAGTGGCCGATCCCATTGACTCGGCGGCGTAA
- a CDS encoding carboxypeptidase regulatory-like domain-containing protein, whose product MHTVRNLPIRTVATMLFALMALHGIGAQTSRPQPRNTGAITGTVVDTNGVPIAEVTVTLVKTQRRTLTGVDGSFRFDSIPLGTHEVSARGVGLIGGVQRVTVGPNGGSVTIVMIRFSTSLPSMVTVATQGGLSGVIGDTAYHALAGVVITAVGGSQIAKTDSTGAFAMPLKPGRYLIRLERDGYLRQTMGVTIPETEGRRIAAWLAPQEGAPNHAEAQNMFDLGQRMIHLSHVSAKFYSREDLVQQGIVDLQALAIRWGTGRLTVECMVSINGSLVRARDVTNGVGARIRGGLSAVEHRIGTRWHEHQRPSDQNDDFHAPTTRRLVQMRQRRVDCVAAELGVSRDNPFRGRRSSRSGSLIALDSLITFPASSRILQ is encoded by the coding sequence ATGCATACGGTACGCAATCTTCCAATCCGCACCGTCGCGACGATGCTGTTCGCCCTGATGGCGCTGCACGGCATCGGCGCACAGACCTCGCGGCCACAGCCTCGCAACACCGGCGCAATCACTGGCACGGTGGTGGACACCAACGGTGTCCCCATCGCCGAGGTGACTGTGACGCTCGTGAAGACGCAGCGACGCACACTCACTGGTGTCGACGGGTCGTTTCGATTTGACAGTATTCCGTTAGGCACCCACGAGGTGAGCGCCCGCGGTGTCGGGCTCATTGGCGGTGTGCAACGGGTAACCGTGGGGCCGAATGGTGGGTCGGTCACCATCGTGATGATCCGTTTCTCCACGTCGCTGCCGTCGATGGTGACCGTGGCGACTCAGGGCGGATTGAGCGGCGTGATCGGGGACACGGCGTACCATGCGCTGGCCGGTGTGGTCATCACCGCCGTTGGCGGATCACAGATTGCCAAGACCGACTCGACTGGCGCGTTCGCCATGCCGTTGAAACCCGGCCGATATCTGATTCGCCTGGAGCGGGACGGATATCTTCGCCAAACCATGGGCGTCACGATTCCGGAAACTGAAGGGCGTCGCATTGCCGCGTGGCTGGCGCCGCAAGAAGGTGCGCCGAATCATGCGGAGGCACAGAACATGTTCGACCTGGGCCAGCGGATGATCCACCTGAGCCATGTCTCCGCGAAATTTTACTCGCGCGAAGATCTGGTGCAGCAGGGAATCGTTGACCTTCAGGCGCTGGCCATCCGTTGGGGCACCGGTCGGCTGACAGTGGAGTGCATGGTCAGCATCAACGGCTCTCTCGTCCGTGCCCGTGACGTCACTAACGGCGTCGGAGCTCGAATTCGTGGAGGTCTATCTGCCGTCGAGCATCGGATCGGTACGCGGTGGCACGAGCATCAACGGCCATCAGACCAGAATGACGACTTCCACGCCCCCACGACCCGCCGTCTCGTCCAAATGCGGCAACGTCGGGTTGATTGCGTGGCTGCGGAGCTAGGTGTTTCGCGGGACAACCCGTTCCGTGGCCGCAGGTCGTCACGCTCGGGCTCGCTAATTGCCCTCGACTCCTTAATAACGTTCCCCGCCAGCAGTCGTATACTCCAGTAG
- a CDS encoding Spy/CpxP family protein refolding chaperone produces the protein MFRRTLPLLATALLLAACGGAPTETASDEPTFEAVLETADQGAAAAGFLDRAPAGLQLTDAQKAAIRTINERFKEANKADLEALTAITREAIRARRTGASQADVIAILERGRPIRARLAPAFAALRVALNAVLTDEQRAWLAANSRRLGPDLPPLPGR, from the coding sequence ATGTTCCGTCGAACGCTTCCTCTACTCGCCACCGCGCTCCTCTTGGCCGCCTGCGGTGGAGCCCCCACTGAAACTGCGTCTGACGAGCCGACCTTTGAGGCCGTGCTCGAAACGGCCGATCAGGGTGCTGCGGCCGCTGGGTTCCTTGATCGGGCGCCTGCCGGACTACAACTCACGGATGCGCAGAAAGCCGCTATCCGCACCATCAACGAACGGTTCAAGGAAGCCAACAAGGCCGATCTTGAGGCGCTGACGGCGATCACGCGTGAAGCGATAAGAGCGCGACGCACTGGCGCGTCGCAAGCCGATGTGATCGCGATTCTCGAGCGCGGCCGTCCGATTCGTGCTCGGCTGGCCCCGGCGTTCGCCGCCTTGCGCGTGGCGTTGAACGCAGTGCTCACCGACGAGCAGCGCGCGTGGCTTGCGGCCAACTCCCGTCGACTGGGACCGGACCTGCCGCCGCTGCCTGGGCGCTAG
- a CDS encoding RNA polymerase sigma factor: MTSVPSDEELLTRARLGDAAAFRALVERYQSMVASVVIGMLGRGADADDVGQETFIRFHAALKEFRGDATLGTYLRRIAMNLSLNALKQRKRFRLRLVSRDASPGSLAEPTVSAYDAEGAERRDLVHWAVAQLGEKQRPVVVLRLLEELSTNETAAALQLPPGTVMSRLARGMAELERLLAPYVTGGTDA; this comes from the coding sequence ATGACATCCGTCCCCTCGGACGAGGAGCTGCTGACACGCGCCAGACTCGGCGATGCCGCGGCCTTTCGCGCGTTGGTCGAGCGATACCAGTCGATGGTGGCGTCGGTGGTGATCGGCATGCTGGGCCGTGGCGCCGATGCGGACGACGTGGGCCAGGAGACGTTCATTCGATTTCACGCCGCGCTCAAGGAATTTCGGGGCGACGCAACACTCGGCACATATTTGCGTCGCATCGCGATGAACCTGTCGCTCAACGCGCTCAAGCAACGGAAGCGCTTTCGGTTGCGGCTGGTGAGTCGAGACGCGTCACCGGGATCACTCGCCGAACCGACGGTGAGCGCGTACGATGCGGAAGGTGCCGAGCGGCGCGACCTGGTTCACTGGGCGGTCGCGCAATTGGGCGAGAAGCAGCGCCCGGTGGTGGTGCTCCGCCTGCTGGAAGAATTGTCCACGAACGAAACCGCTGCCGCGCTGCAGTTGCCGCCGGGCACAGTGATGAGCCGACTGGCGCGCGGCATGGCCGAACTGGAGCGTCTTTTGGCGCCGTACGTCACGGGAGGGACTGATGCTTGA
- a CDS encoding YHYH protein has protein sequence MHSIEFLSKHRVVCGLTLLMAAACADKVTSADSTDTTSETASTQPGLQTAKWGANVTVSFANGTMRYRSNGIPNHSRQLQYALPLPGVRVPGAASAYAGADPTQAQSYDFQIPLTPRKAATPTSTSLGTIGVMISGAALFNPYEGDGVTVAMASNFTVKNTAGENIAFLDACNGHPTPMGSYHYHALPPCVTAMVDTAGGPSHIIGVAFDGYLIYGDRDISGRQITSSQLDQCSGITSATPEFPQGVYHYVLLGNANATSSIRCFTGQVSSAAATMPGMVHP, from the coding sequence ATGCATTCCATCGAATTTCTCAGCAAACATCGTGTCGTGTGCGGCCTGACCCTCCTCATGGCGGCGGCCTGCGCCGACAAGGTGACGTCAGCCGATTCCACGGATACGACCAGCGAAACCGCATCGACCCAACCCGGCCTGCAGACGGCCAAGTGGGGCGCGAACGTGACGGTGTCCTTTGCCAATGGGACCATGCGCTACCGGTCGAATGGCATTCCGAATCACTCGCGCCAGTTGCAGTATGCACTGCCGCTTCCTGGCGTGCGCGTGCCCGGTGCGGCGAGTGCCTATGCCGGCGCCGATCCCACGCAGGCGCAGAGCTATGATTTCCAGATTCCGCTCACGCCGAGAAAGGCCGCAACGCCCACTTCCACAAGTCTCGGCACGATAGGCGTGATGATTTCGGGAGCCGCGTTGTTCAATCCGTACGAAGGCGACGGCGTCACCGTCGCGATGGCGTCCAACTTCACGGTGAAGAACACGGCTGGTGAGAATATCGCGTTTCTCGATGCCTGCAACGGCCATCCCACGCCGATGGGTTCGTATCACTACCATGCGTTGCCGCCATGCGTGACGGCCATGGTCGATACCGCCGGAGGTCCGTCACACATCATTGGTGTGGCCTTTGACGGATATCTGATCTATGGTGATCGCGACATCAGCGGACGGCAGATCACGTCGTCTCAGCTGGATCAGTGCAGTGGGATCACCAGCGCGACGCCGGAGTTTCCGCAAGGCGTGTATCACTACGTCCTGCTCGGCAATGCCAACGCCACGTCGTCGATTCGCTGCTTCACTGGACAGGTGTCGAGTGCGGCGGCGACAATGCCCGGCATGGTGCATCCGTAG
- a CDS encoding TCR/Tet family MFS transporter gives MKSSRAPAMWFILVTLLIDVAGLGIIIPVMPKLITHLTGGTMSDAARWGGWMAFAYAGMQFFCAPVMGALSDRFGRRPVLLASLFGFGLDYLFMAFAPSIGWLFVSRLIAGMMGASFTTGAAYIADVSPPEKRAQNFGMIGAVFGLGFIIGPLTGGLLGQYGARVPFIAAATLALVNWLFGFFVLPESLKPEHRRAIDWKRANPVGSVGNLRRYPVIFGLIASLVLVQIAAHAVQSNWSYYTIEKFHWTERTVGLSLAVVGLAVAIVQGGLIRTVIPRLGQQRSVYFGLTFYSVGFFLYAFATSTWMMFAFTAIYSMGGIAGPAIQGLISGQVPPNEQGQLQGALTSMMSLTSIVGPLLMANVFAWFSGPRAPFYFPGAALALGGVLSLVSAVLARSSLHRTAPHR, from the coding sequence ATGAAGTCGTCCCGCGCCCCCGCCATGTGGTTCATCCTCGTCACGCTGCTCATCGACGTGGCTGGCTTGGGGATCATCATTCCGGTCATGCCGAAGCTCATCACCCACCTCACGGGTGGCACCATGAGCGATGCGGCACGATGGGGCGGGTGGATGGCCTTCGCGTATGCCGGCATGCAGTTCTTCTGCGCCCCGGTGATGGGCGCGCTCAGCGACCGGTTCGGTCGACGGCCCGTGCTGCTCGCGTCGCTGTTCGGCTTTGGCCTCGACTATCTGTTCATGGCCTTTGCGCCGTCCATCGGTTGGCTCTTTGTGAGCCGACTGATCGCGGGTATGATGGGCGCGAGCTTCACAACCGGCGCCGCGTATATCGCGGATGTGTCACCGCCGGAAAAGCGGGCCCAGAACTTCGGCATGATCGGCGCCGTGTTCGGACTGGGATTCATTATCGGCCCGCTCACCGGTGGCCTGCTTGGTCAGTATGGCGCGCGCGTGCCGTTCATCGCCGCCGCAACGCTGGCGCTCGTCAACTGGCTGTTCGGATTCTTCGTCCTGCCCGAATCCCTCAAGCCTGAGCATCGTCGTGCCATCGACTGGAAGCGCGCCAACCCGGTGGGATCGGTCGGGAATCTGCGTCGCTATCCGGTCATCTTCGGCTTGATTGCGTCACTGGTGCTGGTGCAGATCGCGGCGCACGCGGTGCAGAGCAACTGGTCGTACTACACCATTGAGAAGTTCCACTGGACCGAACGCACCGTGGGCCTGTCGTTGGCGGTGGTGGGGCTGGCCGTGGCTATTGTGCAGGGCGGGCTGATCCGGACGGTGATACCACGACTCGGGCAGCAGCGCAGCGTCTACTTTGGATTGACGTTCTACAGCGTGGGGTTTTTTCTCTACGCCTTCGCCACGTCCACCTGGATGATGTTCGCATTCACGGCGATCTACAGCATGGGCGGCATTGCCGGACCGGCCATTCAAGGGCTGATTTCCGGACAGGTTCCGCCAAATGAACAGGGCCAATTGCAGGGGGCGCTCACCAGCATGATGAGTCTGACGTCAATTGTTGGCCCGCTGTTGATGGCCAACGTGTTTGCGTGGTTCTCGGGCCCGCGCGCGCCGTTCTACTTTCCTGGCGCCGCGCTGGCGCTGGGTGGTGTCTTGTCGCTAGTCTCGGCAGTCCTGGCGCGCAGCAGCCTGCACCGCACGGCACCGCATCGGTAG